In Trueperaceae bacterium, a single window of DNA contains:
- a CDS encoding 2-oxo acid dehydrogenase subunit E2 encodes AATGAAAVPASTRGPDAGPDAGPDAGPAAGAEPNGGLVPAAPSVRRLARELGVDLQRVTGTGALGRISAADVRAFADAATAAPTPGPAAAAPATATGAPAGVQAGAAPLPDFGRWGAVVRTPMSGIRKATVRSMTTAWATVPMVTHFDKADITELELIRKRYQPKVEAAGGKLTPTAILLKVVAGALRRFPDFNASIDLASQEIVHKQYVNVGVAVDTDAGLLVPVIKGADRKNLIELSVELGELAVKARDRKLTPDEMQGGNFSISNLGGIGGHAFTPIVNPPDVAILGVSRASHEPVWSRETGTFEARLLMPLALTYDHRLIDGAAAARFLRWVCGALEEPFLVALEG; translated from the coding sequence GGCCGCAACGGGCGCCGCCGCCGTTCCGGCCTCCACGAGGGGGCCCGACGCGGGGCCCGACGCGGGGCCCGACGCGGGGCCCGCCGCCGGCGCGGAGCCCAACGGCGGGCTCGTGCCCGCCGCGCCGTCCGTGCGCCGGTTGGCCCGGGAACTCGGCGTCGACCTGCAGCGCGTCACCGGCACCGGCGCCCTCGGCCGCATCTCCGCCGCCGACGTGCGGGCCTTCGCCGACGCCGCCACCGCCGCCCCAACACCGGGGCCCGCGGCCGCCGCGCCGGCCACCGCGACAGGCGCCCCCGCCGGCGTCCAGGCCGGTGCCGCGCCGCTACCGGACTTCGGCCGCTGGGGCGCGGTCGTGAGGACGCCCATGAGCGGGATCCGCAAGGCCACGGTGCGCTCCATGACCACCGCCTGGGCGACCGTCCCGATGGTCACCCACTTCGACAAGGCCGACATCACCGAGCTCGAGCTCATCCGCAAGCGTTACCAGCCGAAGGTGGAGGCGGCAGGCGGCAAGCTCACGCCCACCGCCATCCTGCTCAAGGTCGTGGCGGGGGCGTTGCGGCGGTTCCCCGACTTCAACGCCAGCATCGACCTCGCCAGCCAGGAGATCGTGCACAAGCAGTACGTCAACGTGGGCGTGGCGGTGGACACCGACGCGGGCCTGCTCGTGCCCGTCATCAAGGGCGCCGATCGCAAGAACCTCATCGAGCTGTCGGTCGAGCTTGGCGAGCTGGCCGTGAAGGCGCGCGACCGCAAGCTGACCCCCGACGAGATGCAGGGCGGCAACTTCTCGATCTCCAACCTCGGCGGCATCGGTGGTCACGCCTTCACGCCCATCGTCAACCCGCCGGACGTGGCCATCCTCGGCGTCTCGCGCGCCAGCCACGAGCCCGTGTGGAGCCGCGAGACCGGGACGTTCGAGGCGCGGCTGCTGATGCCGCTGGCGCTCACCTACGACCACCGGCTGATCGACGGCGCCGCCGCGGCGCGCTTCCTGCGCTGGGTGTGCGGCGCGCTCGAGGAGCCGTTCCTGGTGGCCCTGGAGGGCTGA
- the lptB gene encoding LPS export ABC transporter ATP-binding protein produces MPGVYSVPNGVNPAPVGVELRASGLVKRYGRRKVVDGVDLVLRRGEIVALLGPNGAGKTTSFYMVVGFVRPNAGRIVLGGNDVTNWPMHRRARAGLGYLAQEPSAFRRLSVIDNLLAILEFQGLTRAEQEERAQALLEEFHIAHLAKSRADTLSGGERRRLEIARSLTVDPDFLLLDEPFTGVDPKSIREIQSIVHDLRDRRGLGVLLTDHSVRETLAIADRVVLMFDGRVRFDGTPDAFAADPDVRTYYLGNEFQL; encoded by the coding sequence ATGCCAGGCGTTTACAGCGTCCCCAACGGCGTGAACCCGGCGCCCGTCGGGGTGGAGCTGAGGGCGAGCGGCCTGGTGAAGCGCTACGGCAGGCGCAAGGTGGTCGACGGCGTCGACCTGGTGCTGCGCCGCGGCGAGATCGTCGCCCTGCTCGGACCCAACGGGGCGGGGAAGACCACCAGCTTCTACATGGTCGTCGGGTTCGTGCGGCCCAACGCCGGCCGGATCGTGCTGGGCGGCAACGACGTGACCAACTGGCCCATGCACCGCCGCGCTCGCGCCGGTCTCGGTTACCTCGCGCAGGAGCCCAGCGCCTTCAGGCGCCTCAGCGTCATCGACAACCTCCTCGCCATCCTCGAGTTCCAGGGCCTGACCCGCGCGGAGCAGGAGGAACGCGCCCAGGCGCTCCTCGAGGAGTTCCACATCGCCCACCTCGCGAAGAGCCGCGCCGACACGCTCTCGGGCGGTGAGCGACGCCGCCTCGAGATCGCCAGGAGCCTGACGGTGGACCCCGACTTCCTCCTGCTCGACGAGCCGTTCACGGGGGTCGACCCCAAGTCGATCCGCGAGATCCAGTCGATCGTTCACGACCTCAGGGACCGGCGCGGGCTCGGCGTGCTCCTCACCGACCACAGCGTGCGAGAGACGCTCGCCATCGCCGACCGGGTCGTGCTCATGTTCGACGGGCGCGTGCGCTTCGACGGCACGCCGGACGCGTTCGCGGCCGACCCGGACGTCCGCACCTACTACCTCGGCAACGAGTTCCAGCTCTAG
- a CDS encoding DUF3084 domain-containing protein, with protein MTLISLLVLMLVVLAGVIAYLGDRLGTYVGRRRLSLFGARPRTTGQVVGVLSGILIMLTTIGVLALAFQNATRTLLNVQRTLDELNQLRAQERVLSQNVADANQQLAELRAQLERAQETITTAEGQRDAALEARDAALAERESLTEQRDALALQVAEAEERVARADAEVASAEERLKDTQAMVTEVTAALTAARGDRDRALAEAEAARVAAAAATTEAAELEQGLAEARGQLRDANDQLAGMQAALVDVQFRLAQAENQVTEAQAELATAQSARETALADRAAALQDRDAALTDRDAALADRDSAQAARDEALLQRAELAERLDELSSEVAVLEANANDLRLQAQGLRDENRGLTNANDALVTENARIQLQNNSLSELNDRLEAEIRQRNASVLELQGTVDELQREVEAQARDLAELQQEFQRFEGGEVYFVKDQLIYSGAVRAQEPAAIRDELAAFINEATAFVARRGVERLRVTSEQFNALVDVIGQTPGSDLVRLISPSNQISSTIDVLVEAIENTELFGAGQLIVSHGMHMGSAALPASQDEIRAAIAQLKADAVRKLRRAGLDDGQLPDFGAVTEDMFTSLLLRLTGPVTIGFVATEAVWRAGPAKLELMILY; from the coding sequence GTGACCCTCATCAGCCTGCTCGTGCTGATGCTCGTCGTGCTGGCGGGCGTGATCGCCTACCTGGGCGACCGCCTCGGCACGTACGTCGGCAGGCGCCGCCTGAGCCTGTTCGGAGCGCGGCCGCGGACCACGGGCCAGGTCGTCGGCGTCCTGTCGGGCATCCTCATCATGCTCACCACCATCGGCGTCCTGGCGCTGGCGTTCCAGAACGCCACCCGGACGCTCCTCAACGTGCAACGCACGCTGGACGAGCTCAACCAGCTGCGGGCCCAGGAGCGCGTGCTGAGCCAGAACGTCGCTGACGCCAACCAGCAGCTCGCCGAGCTCAGGGCGCAGCTCGAGCGCGCGCAGGAGACCATCACAACGGCCGAGGGGCAGCGAGACGCCGCGCTCGAGGCACGCGACGCCGCCCTGGCCGAGCGCGAGTCGTTGACCGAGCAACGCGACGCCCTGGCCCTGCAGGTCGCGGAGGCCGAGGAGCGCGTGGCGCGCGCCGACGCCGAGGTGGCGTCGGCCGAGGAGCGATTGAAGGACACCCAGGCGATGGTGACCGAGGTGACCGCGGCGCTCACCGCGGCGCGCGGCGACCGCGACCGTGCCCTCGCGGAGGCCGAGGCCGCGCGCGTGGCCGCCGCGGCGGCCACGACCGAGGCCGCTGAGCTCGAGCAGGGGCTCGCCGAGGCGCGGGGGCAGCTGCGGGACGCCAACGACCAGCTCGCCGGCATGCAGGCCGCGTTGGTAGACGTGCAGTTCCGGCTCGCGCAGGCCGAGAACCAGGTCACGGAGGCGCAAGCCGAGCTGGCGACCGCTCAGTCGGCGCGCGAGACGGCCCTCGCCGACCGCGCTGCGGCGCTGCAGGACCGGGACGCCGCCCTGACCGACCGCGACGCCGCGCTCGCGGACCGCGACAGCGCCCAGGCCGCTCGCGACGAGGCCCTGTTGCAGCGCGCCGAGCTCGCAGAGCGTCTCGACGAGCTGAGCAGCGAGGTCGCCGTGCTAGAGGCCAACGCCAACGACCTGCGGCTCCAGGCGCAGGGCCTGCGCGACGAGAACCGCGGCCTGACGAACGCCAACGACGCGCTGGTGACGGAGAACGCCCGCATCCAGCTTCAGAACAACTCGCTGAGCGAGCTGAACGACAGGCTGGAGGCCGAGATCAGGCAGCGCAACGCGTCCGTGCTAGAGCTGCAGGGGACCGTCGACGAACTGCAGCGCGAGGTCGAGGCGCAGGCGCGCGACCTCGCCGAGCTGCAGCAGGAGTTCCAGCGCTTCGAGGGGGGCGAGGTCTACTTCGTGAAGGACCAGCTCATCTACTCGGGCGCCGTCCGCGCGCAGGAACCGGCCGCCATCCGCGACGAGCTGGCCGCCTTCATCAACGAGGCGACTGCCTTCGTGGCGCGCCGCGGCGTCGAGCGCCTCAGGGTGACCAGCGAGCAGTTCAACGCCCTGGTGGACGTCATCGGCCAGACGCCGGGCTCCGACCTGGTGCGGCTCATCTCGCCGAGCAACCAGATCAGCTCCACCATCGACGTCCTTGTCGAGGCCATCGAGAACACGGAACTGTTCGGGGCGGGGCAACTGATCGTCAGCCACGGCATGCACATGGGCTCGGCCGCCCTGCCCGCCAGCCAGGACGAGATCCGGGCGGCCATCGCTCAACTGAAGGCCGACGCCGTGCGCAAGCTCCGCCGTGCCGGGCTCGACGACGGCCAGCTGCCGGACTTCGGGGCGGTCACGGAGGACATGTTCACCAGCCTGCTATTGCGGCTCACCGGGCCGGTCACCATCGGCTTCGTGGCGACGGAGGCCGTGTGGCGCGCCGGCCCGGCGAAGCTGGAGCTCATGATCCTCTACTGA
- the mscL gene encoding large conductance mechanosensitive channel protein MscL: MLKEFRDFINRGNVLDLAVAVIIGGAFGAITSSLVNEVIMPIIGLILGGVDFSNLGIIMRGADQYASVAEAVAAGAPVIQYGAFINTVINFLLIALVLFFIVKAFNDMKKKFEKPAPAPAPAAPSAEVQLLTEIRDALKQK, from the coding sequence ATGCTGAAAGAGTTCCGCGACTTCATCAACCGTGGCAACGTGCTCGACCTGGCCGTGGCCGTCATCATAGGCGGGGCGTTCGGCGCCATCACGAGCTCGCTGGTCAACGAGGTGATCATGCCGATCATCGGCCTCATCCTGGGCGGCGTCGACTTCAGCAACCTCGGCATCATCATGCGAGGCGCCGACCAGTACGCGAGCGTGGCGGAGGCCGTCGCCGCCGGCGCCCCCGTCATCCAGTACGGCGCCTTCATAAACACCGTCATCAACTTCCTGCTCATCGCCCTCGTGCTCTTCTTCATCGTCAAGGCGTTCAACGACATGAAGAAGAAGTTCGAGAAGCCGGCCCCGGCTCCCGCTCCGGCCGCGCCTAGCGCCGAGGTGCAGCTGCTCACGGAGATCCGCGACGCCCTCAAGCAGAAGTGA
- a CDS encoding response regulator encodes MLLSVDGYEVVAVGDGKAALDYLKDNTPDLAILDYQMPHLTGAEVCHRMKRTPRLKDVPVIMLTAYRDDSIVTQARMSHADRIVFKPLEGKDFRATVRDLLEARSPGPLP; translated from the coding sequence ATGTTGCTGAGCGTGGACGGCTACGAGGTGGTCGCCGTCGGCGACGGCAAGGCCGCCCTCGACTACCTGAAGGACAACACCCCGGACCTGGCCATCCTCGACTACCAGATGCCGCACCTGACGGGCGCCGAGGTCTGCCACCGCATGAAGCGCACCCCGCGCCTGAAGGACGTCCCCGTCATCATGCTGACCGCCTACCGCGACGACAGCATCGTCACGCAGGCGCGCATGTCGCACGCCGATCGCATCGTGTTCAAGCCGCTCGAGGGCAAGGACTTCCGCGCCACGGTGCGCGACCTCCTCGAGGCCAGATCACCCGGTCCGCTGCCGTAA
- a CDS encoding RNA methyltransferase has protein sequence MTVRHVDSTANPLVKELAGLKQRRARERSGTFLVEGVREARRALAAGVRPRLLVTSPALLEASLARELSAQAVAAGAELVTFGEAAFRRVSLREHPDGALLLAETRRLTPAQVSLGPGALALVLVGLEKPGNVGALLRSADAVGVDAVFLCPDVLEAGAPGGEVVAGAGRSAAVGVDLESPNVVRAAMGSSFALPVGVGSADQVVAALRAAGAKLVATAPGAARRHWDADLRGGVALILGREHDGLSPWWSARVDETIGLPMRAEAADSLNVSVAGAVLLYEALRQRTG, from the coding sequence ATGACCGTCAGGCACGTCGACAGCACGGCGAACCCCCTGGTCAAGGAGCTGGCGGGGCTGAAGCAGCGCCGCGCGCGCGAGCGGAGCGGGACCTTCCTCGTGGAGGGCGTCCGCGAGGCGCGGCGGGCGTTGGCGGCCGGCGTGAGGCCGCGGCTGCTCGTGACATCCCCCGCCCTGCTGGAGGCCAGCTTGGCGCGCGAGCTGTCGGCACAGGCCGTTGCCGCCGGGGCAGAGCTCGTCACCTTCGGGGAAGCGGCCTTCCGCCGTGTGAGCCTGCGCGAGCACCCGGACGGGGCCCTGCTCCTGGCGGAGACGCGGCGCTTGACCCCCGCCCAAGTGAGCCTGGGTCCGGGGGCCCTGGCGCTGGTGCTCGTCGGGTTGGAGAAGCCGGGCAACGTGGGCGCCCTGTTGCGGAGCGCGGACGCCGTGGGCGTCGACGCCGTCTTCCTCTGTCCCGACGTGCTGGAGGCGGGCGCCCCGGGGGGCGAGGTTGTCGCCGGCGCGGGTCGCTCGGCGGCGGTCGGCGTGGACCTGGAGAGCCCCAACGTCGTCAGGGCGGCGATGGGCAGCTCGTTCGCCTTGCCGGTCGGGGTCGGCAGCGCGGACCAGGTGGTCGCGGCCCTGCGCGCGGCCGGGGCGAAGCTGGTAGCGACCGCGCCCGGCGCTGCCAGGCGCCACTGGGACGCCGACTTGCGTGGCGGCGTGGCGTTGATCCTAGGGCGCGAACACGACGGACTGAGCCCCTGGTGGTCGGCCCGGGTCGACGAGACGATCGGGCTCCCCATGCGCGCCGAGGCCGCGGACAGCCTCAACGTGTCGGTGGCCGGTGCGGTCCTCCTCTACGAGGCGTTACGGCAGCGGACCGGGTGA
- a CDS encoding sulfurtransferase, translated as MTSEHLVSPEELARLLAGPGPAPRLVDARFQLMDPAYGEAAYARGTLPGAVHLDLDKHLAGPVGRHGGRHPLPDMEGFAARLGAMGIGNDDPVVVFDDGGDMYAARAWWLLRYAGLTDVRFLDGGLNAYLAGGGRLVPPGPPPAPRPFKLSLRPDMVVDVGFVKGALGSSDVLIVDARAPERYRGETEPLDPKAGHIPGAVNLHYAADMLNGRFAPTATLRERLAVAATRETVVAYCGSGVSGAHLVLALELAGYPGAKLYAGSWSDWSSYDLPVATGDEEG; from the coding sequence ATGACCTCCGAACATCTCGTGTCGCCCGAGGAGCTCGCGCGCCTCTTGGCCGGCCCCGGGCCCGCGCCCCGGCTCGTCGACGCCCGCTTCCAGCTCATGGACCCCGCCTACGGCGAGGCCGCGTACGCCAGGGGCACCCTGCCGGGCGCGGTCCACCTCGACCTCGACAAGCACCTGGCCGGGCCCGTGGGACGCCACGGCGGCCGTCACCCGCTGCCCGACATGGAGGGCTTCGCGGCGCGGCTCGGTGCCATGGGCATAGGGAACGACGACCCGGTGGTCGTGTTCGATGACGGGGGCGACATGTACGCCGCGCGGGCGTGGTGGCTGCTCAGGTACGCGGGTCTGACCGACGTGCGGTTCCTCGACGGCGGGCTGAACGCCTACCTGGCCGGCGGCGGGCGGCTCGTGCCGCCGGGCCCGCCGCCCGCGCCGCGCCCCTTCAAGCTCTCGCTGCGCCCCGACATGGTGGTGGACGTCGGCTTCGTGAAGGGCGCGCTCGGGTCGAGCGACGTTCTCATCGTCGACGCCCGGGCCCCCGAGCGCTACCGCGGCGAGACGGAGCCGCTCGATCCCAAGGCCGGTCACATCCCGGGCGCAGTGAACCTCCATTACGCCGCCGACATGCTGAACGGGCGCTTCGCGCCCACCGCCACCCTGCGTGAGCGCCTGGCGGTGGCGGCCACGCGAGAGACGGTCGTGGCGTACTGCGGGTCGGGCGTGAGTGGTGCGCATCTGGTGCTCGCGCTGGAGTTGGCGGGTTACCCTGGGGCGAAGCTGTACGCGGGCTCCTGGAGCGATTGGTCGTCTTACGACCTGCCGGTCGCCACCGGAGACGAGGAGGGTTGA
- a CDS encoding GGDEF domain-containing protein codes for MESRVSVEPTVNLPAERLWRGYFHGAPHGMALFKALRSEAGRLDDFQWCDLNESAATALGIVAADVVGRSARAVRAGAFDPRVFRRLVTAHVTRRVQEFEQVLNRAKEVTEEPGARDPRENLTWYAVTVIPVDEDYLVVQFRSITHYKSVLHQAVELLNRDDLTGLANRRHLKTRFWVLRRRGVQMALLYFDLNGFKAVNDTYGHEVGDQVLSIIGQRLTAKVRPDEMVARLGGDEFAVLLAGGDLTAVDSVTGRLIEAVEEPIHLESGAVRLSASVGAALYPDDAESFEALVSRADARMYEQKRRRTHH; via the coding sequence ATGGAGAGCAGGGTCAGCGTCGAACCGACCGTGAACCTCCCGGCCGAGCGGCTGTGGCGGGGCTACTTCCACGGCGCGCCCCACGGCATGGCGCTCTTCAAGGCGCTGCGGAGCGAAGCCGGTCGCCTCGACGACTTCCAGTGGTGCGACCTCAACGAGAGCGCCGCGACCGCGCTTGGCATAGTGGCGGCCGACGTCGTCGGCAGGTCCGCCAGGGCCGTGCGCGCCGGCGCCTTCGACCCGCGCGTGTTCAGGCGCCTCGTCACGGCGCACGTCACCAGGCGCGTGCAGGAGTTCGAACAGGTCCTGAACCGCGCCAAGGAGGTGACGGAGGAGCCGGGCGCGCGCGACCCGCGCGAGAACCTGACCTGGTACGCCGTGACCGTGATCCCCGTCGACGAGGATTACCTCGTCGTGCAGTTCCGTAGCATCACTCACTACAAGTCGGTGCTTCACCAGGCAGTCGAGCTGCTCAACCGCGACGACCTCACCGGCCTCGCCAACCGCCGCCACCTGAAGACGCGGTTCTGGGTCCTGCGCCGCCGCGGCGTGCAGATGGCCCTCCTCTACTTCGACCTGAACGGGTTCAAGGCCGTGAACGACACGTACGGCCACGAGGTCGGCGACCAGGTGCTGAGCATCATCGGTCAGCGCCTCACGGCCAAGGTGCGGCCCGACGAGATGGTGGCGCGACTCGGCGGCGACGAGTTCGCGGTCCTCCTCGCCGGGGGCGACCTGACGGCCGTCGACAGCGTCACGGGACGCCTCATCGAGGCGGTGGAGGAGCCCATCCACCTCGAGAGCGGCGCCGTGAGGCTCTCGGCCAGCGTCGGTGCGGCCCTGTACCCGGACGACGCCGAGTCGTTCGAGGCGCTGGTCAGCCGGGCCGACGCTCGCATGTACGAACAGAAGCGGCGCCGCACGCACCACTGA
- a CDS encoding TerC family protein, producing MEWLTSPQAWVALASLTVLEIVLGIDNIVFISILSGKLPPEQQQRTRLVGLALAMITRVGLLFSISWLTGLTATLFEVFGMEISGRDLVFLVGGVFLIFKATQEIHERLEGPHAAHASTTKAAASFAGVVTQIVLLDIVFSLDSVITAVGMADHLGVMVTAVIVAVVVMMVSVNAVAGFVERHPTVKMLALSFLLLIGTTLVADGLGQHVPKGYVYFAMGFSIMVELFNLRARAVRQPVSLYERGPRSDPPA from the coding sequence ATGGAATGGCTCACGAGTCCGCAAGCCTGGGTGGCGCTCGCGTCGCTGACCGTCCTCGAGATCGTCCTCGGGATCGACAACATCGTCTTCATCTCCATCCTGTCGGGGAAGCTACCGCCGGAGCAGCAGCAGCGGACCCGGCTGGTCGGGTTGGCGCTGGCCATGATCACGCGCGTCGGGCTGCTCTTCTCCATCTCGTGGCTCACGGGCCTGACGGCGACGCTCTTCGAGGTGTTCGGCATGGAGATAAGCGGCCGCGACCTCGTGTTCCTCGTGGGCGGGGTGTTCCTGATCTTCAAGGCGACGCAGGAGATCCACGAGCGGCTCGAGGGGCCGCACGCAGCGCACGCGTCCACGACGAAGGCGGCCGCGTCCTTCGCGGGGGTCGTGACCCAGATCGTCCTCTTGGACATCGTCTTCTCGCTGGACTCCGTCATCACGGCGGTCGGGATGGCGGACCACCTCGGCGTGATGGTGACGGCCGTGATCGTGGCGGTCGTGGTCATGATGGTGTCCGTCAACGCCGTGGCGGGGTTCGTCGAGCGCCACCCGACCGTGAAGATGCTCGCGCTGTCGTTCCTGCTCCTCATCGGCACGACGTTGGTGGCGGACGGGCTCGGTCAGCACGTGCCCAAGGGGTACGTCTACTTCGCCATGGGGTTCAGCATCATGGTGGAACTCTTCAACCTGCGGGCGCGCGCCGTGCGGCAGCCGGTCTCCCTCTACGAGCGCGGGCCCAGGTCGGACCCGCCGGCCTGA
- a CDS encoding ABC transporter permease yields MNQFSNVVRAEAFKVVRKRRLYVLAALYWVLLPALALVVARVLHTTLTGSFADDGRVVDQTLQLFASPLGLVRLALAGPAYTSPTLYIVAVTLVAALLIGDERSQNMWKTVLVVQPSRVAVMSGKVFVALAALATLMAGAAVSGFLFGLVGTTFLPTRLEGDWLPLLGLYGLQAAQLLAPVLLAFLLITLVRSGVLGVVMVLFLPGLLETLYAVINTISQVQPLNRFNAVFQAIRLQAAWKALPEYFFTANLYAPGRAPAAAWFKELSAGEAGDLGPLAGLLGTGLTLGHSALVMAGYALLFGVLLYWWFLRRDVD; encoded by the coding sequence ATGAACCAGTTCTCGAACGTCGTCCGGGCCGAGGCCTTCAAGGTGGTGAGGAAACGGCGCCTCTACGTGTTGGCGGCGCTCTACTGGGTGCTGCTCCCGGCGTTGGCGCTGGTGGTGGCGCGTGTGCTCCACACGACGCTGACGGGCTCCTTCGCCGACGACGGCCGCGTCGTCGACCAGACACTGCAGCTCTTCGCGTCGCCCCTCGGCCTCGTGCGCCTGGCGCTCGCCGGGCCCGCCTACACGAGCCCCACCCTCTACATCGTCGCCGTCACCCTCGTCGCCGCCCTGCTCATCGGCGACGAGCGTTCACAGAACATGTGGAAGACGGTCCTGGTGGTGCAGCCGTCGCGCGTGGCAGTCATGAGCGGCAAGGTCTTCGTGGCGTTGGCGGCCCTCGCGACCCTCATGGCCGGTGCGGCCGTCTCCGGGTTCCTGTTCGGGCTCGTGGGCACCACCTTCCTGCCCACCCGCCTGGAGGGCGACTGGCTACCCCTGCTCGGCCTCTACGGCCTGCAGGCGGCTCAGCTCCTGGCGCCCGTGCTCCTGGCGTTCCTGCTCATCACGCTCGTCCGGTCCGGGGTCCTCGGGGTGGTCATGGTGCTGTTCCTCCCCGGCCTCCTCGAGACGCTCTACGCCGTCATCAACACCATCTCGCAGGTCCAGCCCCTCAACCGCTTCAACGCCGTCTTCCAGGCCATCCGCCTGCAGGCGGCGTGGAAGGCGCTGCCCGAGTACTTCTTCACCGCCAACCTCTACGCGCCCGGGCGCGCACCCGCCGCCGCCTGGTTCAAGGAGCTCAGTGCCGGGGAGGCGGGCGACCTCGGGCCGCTGGCGGGACTCCTCGGCACCGGCCTCACGCTCGGCCACTCGGCGCTGGTCATGGCGGGCTACGCGCTCCTGTTCGGGGTGCTGCTCTACTGGTGGTTCCTCCGGCGCGACGTCGATTGA
- a CDS encoding ABC transporter ATP-binding protein, which yields MIAISANGLTKRYGRAAAVSDLSFEVTQGEIVGFLGPNGAGKTTTLRMLAGLVKPSAGTCTVLGAAVPGPTLRRVGTMIEEPSFYPYLTGRDNLTHAALLHGDVPRSRVDEVLEFVQLQDAARKRVRAYSQGMRQRLALARALLWRPQVLLLDEPTNGLDPTGIAEFRESLRAVATEGATVLVSSHILAEVQKLVDRVLAIDKGVLRFDGTLTQLLNRMDGQRVRYSVRATDQAALAAALTALGYDFEPRGSDGAEAQVPRDRADDLVSDLAAHGVKVVAAAVHGDDLEAAYLRLVDPAGRPA from the coding sequence ATGATCGCCATCTCGGCCAACGGGTTGACCAAACGTTACGGCCGCGCCGCCGCCGTGTCCGACCTCAGCTTCGAGGTCACGCAGGGCGAGATCGTGGGCTTCCTCGGCCCGAACGGCGCGGGCAAGACGACCACGTTGCGAATGCTCGCCGGCCTCGTCAAGCCCAGCGCCGGCACCTGCACCGTGCTCGGCGCCGCCGTGCCCGGACCCACCCTCAGGCGCGTGGGGACGATGATCGAGGAACCCAGCTTCTACCCCTACCTGACCGGGCGCGACAACCTCACGCACGCCGCCCTGCTCCACGGCGACGTGCCCCGCTCCCGGGTCGACGAGGTGCTCGAGTTCGTCCAACTGCAAGACGCCGCCCGCAAGCGGGTGAGGGCGTACTCGCAGGGCATGCGGCAGCGCCTCGCCCTGGCGCGCGCGCTGCTCTGGCGGCCGCAGGTGCTGCTGCTCGACGAGCCGACCAACGGCCTCGACCCCACGGGCATCGCCGAGTTCCGCGAGTCCCTCAGGGCCGTGGCGACGGAGGGCGCCACCGTCCTCGTCTCGAGCCACATCCTCGCCGAGGTCCAGAAGCTCGTCGACCGCGTCCTGGCCATCGACAAGGGCGTGCTGCGCTTCGACGGGACGCTGACCCAACTGCTCAACCGCATGGACGGTCAACGGGTCCGCTACTCAGTGCGGGCGACCGACCAGGCCGCGCTCGCCGCGGCGCTGACGGCTCTCGGCTACGACTTCGAGCCGCGCGGCTCCGACGGCGCCGAGGCCCAGGTGCCGCGCGACCGCGCCGACGACCTCGTGTCCGACCTGGCGGCGCACGGCGTCAAGGTGGTGGCCGCCGCCGTGCACGGCGACGACCTCGAGGCCGCCTACCTCAGGCTCGTCGATCCCGCCGGGAGGCCAGCATGA